From the Magnetovibrio sp. genome, one window contains:
- a CDS encoding electron transfer flavoprotein subunit beta/FixA family protein, which produces MKVLVAVKRVVDYNVKIRVKTDGTGVETQGVKMSMNPFDEIAVEEAVRLKEAGAAEEIVVVSLGVAQAQETIRTALAMGADRGIHVETDAVLEPLAVAKLLKAIVEREKPDLVVLGKQAIDDDSNQTGQMLAALLGWPQGTFASKLAIAEGKATVTREVDGGLETLSLAIPAVVTTDLRLNEPRYASLPNIMKAKKKTIDKLTTDELGVDVSARLHIVSVEEPATRQAGVKVADVAELVEKLKTEAKVI; this is translated from the coding sequence ATGAAGGTTTTGGTCGCCGTCAAACGGGTGGTCGACTACAACGTCAAAATCCGCGTCAAAACGGATGGGACGGGTGTCGAAACCCAGGGCGTGAAAATGTCCATGAACCCCTTTGACGAAATCGCCGTCGAAGAGGCCGTACGCTTGAAAGAAGCCGGCGCGGCTGAGGAAATTGTCGTCGTGTCCTTGGGCGTCGCCCAAGCTCAAGAAACCATCCGCACCGCCCTCGCCATGGGTGCGGACCGCGGCATCCACGTCGAAACCGACGCAGTTTTGGAGCCGCTGGCGGTCGCCAAGCTGCTCAAAGCCATCGTCGAGCGGGAAAAACCAGATCTGGTGGTGCTCGGCAAACAGGCCATCGACGACGACAGCAATCAGACCGGCCAGATGCTCGCCGCCTTGTTGGGCTGGCCGCAAGGCACCTTCGCATCCAAGCTGGCGATTGCAGAGGGTAAAGCCACCGTCACCCGCGAAGTCGATGGCGGCCTGGAAACGCTCAGCCTCGCCATCCCCGCAGTGGTGACCACCGATCTTCGTTTGAACGAGCCGCGCTATGCGTCGCTGCCCAACATCATGAAGGCGAAGAAAAAAACCATCGACAAGCTCACCACCGATGAGCTCGGCGTCGATGTGAGCGCACGCCTGCACATCGTCAGCGTCGAAGAACCCGCCACCCGCCAAGCCGGCGTCAAGGTCGCAGACGTGGCCGAATTGGTGGAAAAACTCAAGACCGAGGCAAAGGTGATCTGA
- a CDS encoding electron transfer flavoprotein subunit alpha/FixB family protein: protein MSVLVLAEHDNSELKPQTLNAVAAAKQLCAAAGGDVAVLVVGADCAGVSDAAAKIDGVAKVLVADAPALQNALAENVAPILVQLAGDYSALMAAATTTGKNIMPRAAALLDVQQISDISAVIDADTFKRPIYAGNAIATVKSSDAVKVITVRTTAFEAASAEGGTAAVDTITAVDGPGTSSFVGAELTKSERPELTAASVIISGGRGMASGENFHLLEAVADKLGAAVGASRAAVDAGFAPNDYQVGQTGKVVAPELYIAVGISGAIQHLAGMKDSKVIVAINKDEEAPIFQVADYGLVGDLFDVLPELAQKL from the coding sequence ATGAGCGTCCTGGTTCTTGCCGAACACGACAACAGCGAACTGAAACCGCAAACCCTCAACGCCGTCGCGGCCGCCAAGCAACTGTGCGCTGCCGCCGGGGGCGATGTCGCCGTGCTGGTGGTTGGCGCCGACTGCGCCGGCGTTAGTGATGCCGCCGCCAAAATCGACGGCGTCGCCAAGGTGCTGGTCGCCGACGCGCCCGCGTTGCAAAACGCGCTGGCTGAAAACGTGGCTCCGATCCTGGTTCAGCTTGCGGGTGATTACAGCGCCTTGATGGCCGCGGCCACCACCACCGGCAAAAACATCATGCCGCGCGCCGCCGCCTTGTTGGACGTGCAGCAAATTTCCGACATCTCGGCGGTGATCGATGCCGACACCTTTAAGCGCCCCATCTATGCCGGCAATGCCATCGCCACGGTCAAAAGCAGCGATGCGGTGAAAGTCATCACCGTGCGCACCACGGCGTTCGAAGCCGCCAGCGCCGAAGGCGGCACCGCTGCAGTCGATACCATCACTGCAGTTGATGGCCCTGGCACGTCGTCCTTTGTCGGCGCTGAACTGACCAAGTCGGAACGCCCCGAACTGACCGCCGCATCCGTGATTATTTCCGGTGGCCGTGGCATGGCCTCGGGCGAGAATTTCCATTTGTTGGAAGCGGTCGCGGACAAACTGGGCGCCGCCGTCGGCGCATCGCGCGCGGCCGTGGATGCGGGCTTTGCCCCCAACGACTATCAAGTCGGCCAAACCGGCAAGGTTGTTGCCCCGGAACTTTACATCGCGGTCGGCATTTCCGGCGCCATTCAACATCTGGCCGGCATGAAAGACAGCAAAGTCATCGTCGCCATCAACAAAGACGAAGAAGCGCCAATCTTCCAAGTCGCCGATTACGGCTTGGTCGGGGATCTGTTCGACGTGTTGCCGGAACTCGCACAAAAACTATAA
- a CDS encoding 3-hydroxybutyryl-CoA dehydrogenase: MSVENIKKIGVIGAGQMGRGIAHVSALAGYDVHLLDSNADALAVALDTIKSYMDRQVEKGKAEQADVDAALPRISIGSEMSAFSDADLVIEAATEDEEVKKAILQDLCPVLKPEAIIASNTSSISITRLAAKTDRPGQFVGMHFMNPVPAMELVEMIRGIATNEETFKTVSALAVKMGKTPVPAEDFPAFIVNRMLMPMINEAVYTLYEGVGTVAAIDNAMRMGAHHPMGPLQLADFIGLDTCLAVMNVLHDGLADSKYRPCPLLVKYVEAGWLGKKTGKGFYDYSGDEPVPTR; encoded by the coding sequence ATGTCTGTGGAAAACATCAAGAAGATCGGCGTGATCGGTGCGGGCCAAATGGGGCGCGGCATCGCCCATGTTTCGGCGCTCGCGGGATACGACGTCCATCTGCTGGATAGCAACGCGGATGCCTTGGCCGTGGCGCTCGATACCATCAAATCCTACATGGACCGCCAAGTCGAAAAAGGCAAAGCCGAACAGGCCGACGTCGATGCCGCGCTGCCGCGCATCTCGATCGGCAGCGAAATGAGCGCGTTCTCCGACGCCGATCTGGTGATCGAAGCGGCGACCGAGGACGAAGAGGTCAAAAAGGCCATCCTCCAAGATCTCTGCCCGGTCTTGAAACCCGAAGCGATCATCGCGTCCAACACCTCATCCATTTCCATCACCCGCCTGGCGGCCAAGACCGACCGCCCCGGGCAATTCGTCGGCATGCATTTCATGAACCCGGTTCCGGCGATGGAGCTGGTGGAAATGATCCGCGGCATCGCCACCAACGAAGAAACCTTCAAGACGGTTTCCGCCTTAGCGGTGAAGATGGGCAAGACACCCGTTCCGGCCGAAGATTTCCCGGCCTTCATCGTCAACCGCATGCTGATGCCGATGATCAACGAAGCCGTCTACACCCTGTACGAAGGGGTCGGCACCGTGGCCGCCATCGACAATGCCATGCGCATGGGCGCGCACCATCCGATGGGCCCGTTGCAGCTGGCCGACTTCATCGGTTTGGACACCTGCCTGGCGGTGATGAACGTGCTGCACGACGGCTTGGCCGATTCCAAGTACCGCCCCTGCCCGTTGCTGGTGAAATACGTCGAAGCCGGGTGGCTGGGTAAAAAGACCGGCAAAGGCTTCTACGACTATTCCGGCGATGAGCCTGTGCCGACGCGTTAA
- a CDS encoding MBL fold metallo-hydrolase: MIVQKIVAGMCTALLASTLSVAALAGAGPAPVQPDHPDHSHTPGPNIAIGPISVGGNVSVVMGLNGFAGGNVGVSAGPDGLLIVDDLLPGFEHKLEDVLSTMKTCAECGELKYLINTHWHFDHVGNNEHFGGAPVVIAHETVRPLLAEPQEFKMFAMHFPAKSRAGLPDVTFTQKASVFFNGEEIELTHFPKSHTSGDIVAYFKDSKVLHLGDLYFNGMFPVIDLEHGGSVQGMIASIEAVLEQYPADTKVIPGHGPVSDMKEVKAYLGMLKSTTKAVATAKQAGLSLDDVKKQGLDMQWASWSWSFVSTETWITFVYNSL, from the coding sequence ATGATTGTTCAGAAAATAGTCGCCGGGATGTGTACTGCACTGCTGGCGTCCACGCTGAGCGTTGCGGCGCTGGCGGGCGCGGGGCCCGCGCCGGTGCAGCCCGATCACCCGGACCATAGCCATACGCCGGGCCCGAACATCGCGATCGGTCCGATCAGCGTTGGCGGCAACGTTTCGGTGGTGATGGGGCTGAACGGATTTGCAGGCGGCAATGTCGGGGTGTCGGCGGGGCCGGACGGACTGTTGATCGTCGATGATTTGCTGCCCGGTTTCGAGCACAAGCTGGAAGATGTGCTGAGCACCATGAAAACCTGTGCCGAATGCGGTGAACTCAAATACCTGATCAACACTCATTGGCACTTCGATCACGTCGGCAATAACGAACACTTTGGCGGTGCGCCGGTGGTGATCGCACACGAAACCGTGCGGCCGTTGTTGGCTGAGCCGCAAGAATTCAAGATGTTTGCGATGCATTTTCCCGCCAAAAGCCGCGCCGGTTTGCCGGATGTAACGTTTACGCAAAAAGCATCGGTGTTCTTCAATGGTGAAGAGATCGAGCTGACCCATTTCCCCAAAAGTCACACCTCGGGTGACATTGTTGCGTACTTCAAGGACTCTAAAGTGCTGCATTTGGGCGATCTGTATTTCAACGGCATGTTCCCGGTGATTGATCTGGAGCACGGCGGCAGTGTGCAAGGCATGATCGCGAGCATCGAGGCCGTGCTCGAACAGTACCCGGCCGACACCAAGGTCATTCCCGGTCACGGCCCGGTCTCGGATATGAAAGAGGTTAAGGCCTACTTGGGCATGCTGAAATCCACCACCAAAGCGGTGGCGACGGCAAAGCAAGCGGGGCTGAGCTTGGACGATGTAAAAAAGCAGGGCCTCGACATGCAGTGGGCGTCGTGGTCATGGTCGTTCGTGTCGACGGAAACGTGGATCACGTTTGTCTACAACAGCCTGTAG
- a CDS encoding LysR family transcriptional regulator, whose product MDTLTCMHTFVRVVETQSFTKAAHEIAISPSLASKQISWLEGRLGAKLLSRSTRRLSLTETGEAYYTQSLKVLAEADVATNIVSELHGEPKGTLRITCPSGLGATVLNQAFAQFSLQYPAITLETRLTDENVDFTEGRIDFALRLAPSLPDSSLVASEIARIKLNVCAAPSYLARHGTPQTPQDLKHHNCLRYVHTRIGSDIWNLNNAAGSHSIAVSGNYRANNPNFMKEAVAQGVGIAILPSYIHACEREKDRITVLLNEYELDELKLYLIREQREYMPLKMKLFSSFIKDWVRAFMAQCR is encoded by the coding sequence ATGGACACCCTCACGTGTATGCACACCTTCGTTCGGGTGGTGGAAACGCAAAGTTTCACCAAGGCCGCCCATGAGATCGCAATCTCGCCGTCTCTGGCCAGCAAGCAGATTTCCTGGCTGGAAGGACGTTTGGGCGCCAAATTACTGAGCCGTTCGACGCGCCGCCTCAGCCTCACCGAGACAGGTGAAGCGTATTACACCCAAAGCCTCAAGGTTCTTGCCGAAGCCGATGTCGCAACCAACATCGTTTCCGAACTGCATGGCGAACCCAAGGGAACGTTGCGCATCACCTGCCCCTCGGGCCTCGGCGCGACGGTCCTTAATCAGGCTTTTGCACAATTCTCCCTTCAGTATCCCGCGATCACGCTGGAAACGCGTCTTACGGACGAAAACGTCGATTTCACCGAAGGGCGCATCGACTTCGCCCTGCGACTGGCGCCGTCGTTGCCCGATTCCAGTTTGGTGGCGAGCGAGATCGCCCGCATCAAATTGAATGTCTGCGCCGCACCGTCGTATCTGGCGCGACACGGCACGCCACAAACGCCTCAAGACCTGAAGCATCACAACTGCCTGCGCTATGTCCACACACGGATCGGTTCAGACATCTGGAACTTGAACAATGCGGCGGGCAGCCACTCCATCGCGGTCAGTGGCAACTACCGCGCCAACAACCCGAACTTTATGAAAGAAGCCGTCGCCCAGGGTGTCGGCATCGCGATTTTGCCGTCCTACATTCACGCCTGTGAACGCGAGAAAGACCGCATCACCGTGCTATTGAACGAATATGAACTCGACGAACTGAAGCTCTATCTGATCCGCGAACAGCGCGAATATATGCCGCTGAAAATGAAATTGTTTTCGTCGTTTATCAAGGATTGGGTGCGCGCC